The following are encoded in a window of Manihot esculenta cultivar AM560-2 chromosome 8, M.esculenta_v8, whole genome shotgun sequence genomic DNA:
- the LOC110621112 gene encoding malignant T-cell-amplified sequence 1 homolog codes for MFKKFSYEDVSSQNQVKASVQRKIRQSIADEYPGLEPVLDDLLPKKSPLIVAKCQNHLNLVMVNSVPLFFNVRDGPYMPTLRLLHQYPNIMKKLQVDRGAIRFVLAGANIMCPGLTSPGGALDEEVEAETPVAIMAEGKEHALAIGFTKMSAKDIKAINKGIGVDNMHYLNDGLWKMERLD; via the exons ATGTTCAAAAA GTTTTCATATGAAGATGTATCCTCACAGAACCAAGTGAAAGCGTCTGTGCAGCGAAAAATTCGACAGAGTATTGCAGATGAG TACCCAGGATTGGAACCTGTTTTGGATGATTTGCTTCCAAAGAAGTCCCCTTTGATTGTTGCTAAATG TCAGAATCATCTGAATCTGGTGATGGTAAACAGTGTCCCCCTGTTTTTCAATGTTCGTGATGGGCCTTACATGCCTACCCTACGACTTCTTCATCAAT ATCCAAACATAATGAAAAAGTTACAAGTAGACAGGGGTGCAATAAGATTTGTCCTTGCTGGTGCAAACATAATGTGTCCTGGACTTACATCGCCAGGTGGTGCTTTGGATGAAGAAGTGGAGGCAGAAACTCCTGTG GCCATAATGGCTGAAGGAAAAGAACATGCGCTTGCAATTGGCTTCACAAAAATGTCAGCAAAAGACAT AAAAGCAATTAACAAAGGGATTGGGGTGGACAACATGCATTATCTCAATGATGGTCTTTGGAAG ATGGAGCGTCTAGATTGA
- the LOC110620019 gene encoding serine/threonine-protein phosphatase PP1 isozyme 9 — protein MMMMTMEGMMDKGVLEDIIRRLLDGRGGKQVQLSEGEIRQLCVNARQIFLSQPNLLEINAPIRICGDIHGQYQDLLRLFEYGGYPPSCNYIFLGDYVDRGKQSLETICLLLAYKIRHPDKIFLLRGNHEDAKINRIYGFYDECKRRFNVRLWKIFTDCFNCLPVAALIEQKILCMHGGLSPELENVDQIKEIQRPTEIPDGGLLCDLLWSDPDAKIEGWSDSDRGVSCTFGADRVDEFLDKNDLDLICRGHQVVEDGYEFFANRKLVTIFSAPNYGGEFDNAGALLSVDESLVCSFEILKPAAPASSSKPLRKPPKTGSV, from the exons atgatgatgatgacaaTGGAGGGGATGATGGATAAGGGAGTATTGGAAGATATAATCAGGAGGCTTTTGGACGGGAGAGGGGGCAAGCAGGTGCAGCTATCTGAAGGAGAAATCCGTCAATTATGTGTAAACGCACGCCAAATCTTCCTCTCTCAACCTAATCTCCTTGAGATAAATGCTCCCATTCGCATCTGTG GTGATATACATGGACAATATCAAGACCTCCTGAGGTTATTTGAATATGGTGGCTATCCTCCATCATGCAATTATATATTTCTTGGAGATTATGTTGATCGAGGGAAGCAAAGTTTGGAGACCATATGTCTGCTTCTGGCATACAAAATCAGACATCCTGACAAAATTTTTCTCTTGAGGGGAAATCATGAGGATGCAAAGATCAACCGGATATATGGGTTTTATGATGAGTGTAAAAGGAGATTCAATGTTAGGCTTTGGAAAATATTTACCGACTGCTTTAATTGTTTGCCTGTTGCAGCACTAATTGAACAGAAGATACTGTGTATGCATGGCGGCCTATCTCCAGAACTGGAGAATGTGGACCAAATAAAGGAAATTCAGAGGCCTACTGAAATTCCTGATGGTGGTCTTCTTTGTGATCTGCTCTGGTCTGACCCTGATGCTAAGATTGAGGGCTGGTCAGACAGTGATCGAGGTGTTTCCTGTACCTTTGGAGCTGATCGGGTTGATGAGTTTTTGGATAAGAATGACCTTGATCTCATCTGCCGAGGTCATCAG GTAGTGGAAGATGGATATGAATTTTTTGCCAACCGCAAATTGGTCACAATATTTTCAGCTCCAAACTATGGGGGTGAGTTTGACAATGCAGGTGCTTTATTGAGTGTTGATGAATCTCTAGTGTGTTCCTTTGAGATATTGAAGCCAGCTGCGCCGGCAAGCAGTTCAAAGCCGCTTAGGAAG CCTCCTAAAACTGGAAGTGTCTAA
- the LOC110621369 gene encoding bidirectional sugar transporter SWEET16 yields the protein MADLSFIVGIIGNIISILVFASPIKTFWTVVKKKSTENYKGVPYITTLLSTSLWTFYGLLNPDGLLVVTVNGAGAVFQFIYVTLFLIYAPKDKKVNAAKLVALLDVGFLGVVITVTLVAMHGNLRLTFVGILCAAFTIGMYAAPLSAMRTVIKTKSVEYMPFLLSFFLFLNGGVWSVYAVLVKDFYIGVPNATGFVLGSAQLILYAMYTKKSGSEKSAMEEEGSPHLVKGGIEMRTHNDEDDKMCINNRSLNKGKSLPKPTVNRQNSLKKILKTLSLNVQDLQSGWLHDIELGNRKPDNDQP from the exons ATGGCCGACTTAAGCTTCATTGTTGGTATTATTG GTAATATAATTTCTATTCTGGTTTTTGCTTCTCCTAT AAAGACATTTTGGACAGTGGTGAAGAAGAAATCCACAGAAAATTACAAAGGGGTTCCATATATAACTACATTACTGAGCACAAGTTTATGGACTTTCTATGGACTTCTGAACCCAGATGGTTTGCTTGTAGTCACAGTGAATGGAGCTGGTGCAGTTTTCCAGTTCATCTATGTCACTCTATTTCTCATCTATGCTCCCAAGGATAAGAAG GTAAATGCAGCAAAGTTGGTGGCTTTATTAGATGTGGGGTTTCTTGGGGTAGTGATAACAGTAACTCTCGTAGCCATGCATGGGAATCTGAGGCTTACGTTTGTTGGAATTCTATGTGCTGCATTCACCATAGGCATGTACGCAGCTCCTCTATCTGCCATG AGAACAGTGATAAAGACTAAGAGTGTGGAGTATATGCCATTCTTGCTttccttcttcctcttcctcaaTGGAGGTGTTTGGTCTGTTTATGCAGTGCTCGTCAAAGACTTCTATATTGGA GTGCCCAATGCGACAGGGTTCGTGTTAGGTTCAGCTCAACTGATACTTTATGCGATGTATACGAAAAAGTCTGGCTCAGAAAAATCTGCCATGGAAGAAGAAGGCTCACCTCACTTGGTCAAAGGAGGGATTGAGATGCGCACACACAATGATGAAGATGATAAGATGTGCATCAATAACCGAAGTCTGAATAAGGGAAAAAGCTTACCGAAGCCAACTGTGAATAGACAAAATAGCTTGAAGAAAATCTTGAAGACACTTTCTTTGAATGTTCAGGATTTGCAATCTGGTTGGCTTCATGATATTGAACTTGGGAATAGGAAACCTGATAATGATCAACCCTGA
- the LOC110620066 gene encoding uncharacterized protein LOC110620066, giving the protein MKRRDFGLLILLLLFNLHISFSSGKLDGQCISKGGRFPPFSTEGKPPKKVSKGSKDLTLCRVFRQKTCCDVAQTHPALLSIRRLASTGEASQECLQLWELLECSICDPKIGVQPGLPLICTSFCDRVYQACADAYFSMDAKTQVVAPCGVNDFVCGKASQWVSNGTELCLSAGFTVKSYEAAEGGTEEASCYGGRASLDSIAESWRPSHSELPQEAGNSWNLKYFQQRIQEISFSEKVSWAVGGMVLTAGLLFLSKRKSYSQRQRLAAIQRTARKLEGKMNNKYSDIQGNRKGNRR; this is encoded by the exons GAAAACTTGATGGACAGTGTATTTCCAAAGGTGGTCGGTTTCCACCATTTTCAACTGAAGGAAAACCTCCAAAAAAGGTAAGCAAGGGCTCCAAAGATTTGACCCTCTGTAGGGTGTTTCGCCAAAAGACTTGCTGTGATGTTGCTCAGACACATCCTGCTTTGCTGTCCATTAGGAGACTGGCTTCAACTGGGGAGGCAAGCCAAGAATGCTTGCAATTATGGGAATTATTGGAATGTTCCATCTGTGACCCCAAGATTGGCGTTCAGCCTGGACTTCCTCTCATATGCACTTCTTTTTGTGATAGAGTTTATCAAGCTTGTGCTGATGCTTACTTCTCCATGGATGCAAAAACACAG GTTGTAGCACCATGTGGAGTGAATGACTTTGTTTGTGGTAAAGCTTCTCAATGGGTCTCCAATGGTACAGAGCTCTGCCTTTCTGCTGGTTTCACTGTTAAATCATATGAAGCTGCAGAAGGTGGTACAGAAGAGGCATCTTGCTATGGTGGTAGAGCCAGTCTTGATTCTATTGCTGAGTCATGGAGGCCTTCTCATTCTGAGTTGCCTCAAGAAGCTGGGAACTCAtggaatttaaaatattttcagcaGCGGATACAGGAAATCTCTTTTAGTGAAAAAGTTTCTTGGGCAGTAGGGGGGATGGTTCTCACTGCAGGGTTGTTGTTTTTAAG CAAAAGGAAAAGTTATAGCCAGCGCCAGAGGCTAGCAGCTATTCAACGAACAGCAAGGAAGCTGGAAGGCAAGATGAACAACAAATATTCTGATATTCAAGGGAATAGGAAAGGAAATCGAAGATGA
- the LOC110621421 gene encoding bidirectional sugar transporter SWEET16 — MASAGFIFGIIGNIISFFVFTSPIKTFWEVVKNKSTEDYEAFPYITTLLGTSLWTFYGCLKPGGLLVVTVNGIGASFQLVYVTLFLIYAPKKRKVKAAKLVALLNVGFLGAVIAVTLLAMHGKLRITFVGLICVGMATIVYGSPLSALRTVIKTKSVEYMPFLLSFSLFLNAGIWLIYAAVIRDYFMMVPSLLGVLLGIVQLSLYAMYRNNTKSTKSTDGMKQDKALENVVKTDLEMQVCNKDGGDCKSNPN, encoded by the exons ATGGCTAGCGCAGGCTTCATCTTTGGCATCATTG GCAACATCATTTCCTTCTTCGTTTTCACATCCCCCAT AAAGACCTTTTGGGAGGTGGTGAAGAATAAATCGACAGAGGATTATGAAGCTTTTCCTTACATAACAACGTTACTTGGGACAAGTTTGTGGACTTTCTATGGATGTCTGAAACCAGGTGGTTTGCTTGTGGTGACTGTGAATGGTATAGGTGCCAGTTTCCAGCTCGTCTATGTCACTCTTTTTCTCATCTACGCTCCCAAGAAGAGGAag GTGAAGGCGGCGAAGCTGGTGGCGCTTTTGAATGTTGGATTTCTTGGAGCGGTGATTGCAGTAACGCTTCTTGCCATGCATGGAAAACTACGGATCACCTTTGTAGGACTTATATGTGTCGGAATGGCCACTATTGTCTATGGTTCACCTCTATCAGCCTTG AGAACAGTGATAAAGACGAAAAGTGTGGAATACATGCCATTTTTACTTTcgttttctctctttttaaaCGCTGGAATTTGGCTGATTTACGCTGCAGTGATCAGAGACTATTTTATGATG GTGCCCAGCTTACTAGGCGTTTTGTTGGGGATAGTCCAGTTGTCTCTTTATGCAATGTACAGAAACAATACAAAGTCAACCAAATCAACGGATGGGATGAAGCAAGATAAAGCCTTGGAGAACGTGGTCAAAACAGACTTGGAGATGCAAGTATGCAATAAGGACGGTGGTGATTGCAAGTCCAACCCTAATTAA